The Vicinamibacteria bacterium DNA window TTTGCTCTTGGTTACGCGAGGGTAAGTTCCTACCCCTAGCAGAACGGCCGCGAGTCCGACCACAGCCCTACTCCTTGCCGACGATGACATCGGACGCCTTTATGATGGCGCTTGCCTCGTCCCCGACCTTGAGGCCAAGCTCCTGAGCCGCCTCCACGGTGATCGAGGCCGTGATAGTGGCTCCCCCTGCGATGGTGATTTTCACGCGCGCCGTGGTCGCCCCAAGCACGACGTCCACTACGCGTCCTTTCAAGACATTCCGCGCGCTCAGCTTCATGCACCCTCCTGCCCGCCTATGATGGCCCAGAACCGGCTACAACGCTCGACCTTGCGCGATAGCTCGGAAGGCCGAGGGAGAGCAGCT harbors:
- a CDS encoding TOBE domain-containing protein; its protein translation is MKLSARNVLKGRVVDVVLGATTARVKITIAGGATITASITVEAAQELGLKVGDEASAIIKASDVIVGKE